In the Colletotrichum higginsianum IMI 349063 chromosome 7 map unlocalized unitig_7, whole genome shotgun sequence genome, one interval contains:
- a CDS encoding BTB/POZ domain-containing protein, translating to MSAANANNNARPRPPSRSSAPRDEAQVAKIPHILPHERVFPIQIGNELFKLSGASISSDAPSYFSQYFYCQIKKAQETGEDLSSAIRTLYIDRDPQTFADISLHLQGYHVKPRDGTHFVRLFADAQFYSLPKLISQLYEESIFISIGHREFQIPRDIFTDPGNSPNFFSLGFAVFFSNPEDLFPGLEREGLLRPPSILPPSVPNRSAETFSEILHLLRGYPVTIRDETHRAELLRDCRYFNFKGLEQRLIPHHISYNQSRRREEIVLRLEDILKSGISVAADVSASPGEHLSGWVNYARPYVDDRAAELVLETGSESTRLHFQSGSVRAEFFRDTRARIARLFEVVATKLNLPPTTQPLGLLMASGGAGSQPPTPGHTPLSEDLVRVLIDTDTSIMLDGKSYALENDDLHLANPMSAASSTGQADGVESPTASASQPNSRKRRRVDSHGYAAAGQTALTAEEWVVRSGQWRLKIQGSRGGKSSVEVVLVAVKLDAYSSENARNTSRGFLNG from the exons atgtcggccgccaacgccaacaacaacgccaGACCCCGCCCGCCTTCAAGGAGTTCGGCGCCGCGCGACGAGGCTCAAGTCGCCAAGATCCCGCACATCCTCCCCCACGAGCGCGTCTTCCCCATCCAAATAGGCAACGAACTGTTCAAGCTCTCTGGCGCCTCCATTTCGTCCGATG CGCCCTCCTACTTCTCCCAATACTTCTACTGCCAGATCAAGAAGGCACAGGAAACGGGCGAGGATCTGTCCAGTGCCATCCGCACTCTCTACATCGACCGCGACCCTCAGACCTTTGCCGACATCTCCCTTCACCTTCAAGGGTATCATGTCAAGCCTCGAGACGGCACGCATTTTGTGCGCCTCTTTGCAGATGCCCAGTTCTACAGCC TACCCAAGTTGATATCCCAGCTCTACGAAGAGTCCATCTTTATATCCATTGGCCACCGCGAGTTCCAAATACCCCGTGACATCTTCACCGACCCGGGCAACTCTCCcaacttcttctccctcggTTTCGCCGTCTTCTTTTCGAATCCCGAGGACCTGTTTCCCGGCCTCGAACGCGAAGGTCTCCTGCGTCCGCCGTCCATCCTACCGCCGTCCGTGCCGAACCGCTCCGCCGAAACATTCTCCGAGATCCTGCACCTCTTGCGTGGGTACCCCGTCACCATCCGCGATGAGACCCACCgcgccgagctgctgcgTGACTGCCGATACTTCAACTTCAAGGGCTTGGAGCAGAGGCTTATACCCCATCACATCAGCTACAACCAGAGTCGGCGCCGCGAGGAGATCGTCTTGCGCTTGGAGGACATCCTCAAGAGCGGCATCAGCGTGGCAGCCGATGTTTCTGCCTCCCCGGGTGAACATCTGTCAGGCTGGGTCAATTATGCGCGCCCCTACGTCGACGATCGTGCGGCGGAGCTAGTCCTCGAGACGGGCAGTGAGAGCACCCGCCTGCACTTCCAGTCTGGCTCGGTCCGCGCCGAGTTCTTCAGGGACACCCGTGCCCGGATTGCACGCCTGTTCGAAGTCGTGGCCACGAAGCTGAACCTCCCACCAACTACCCAGCCCCTAGGCCTCCTGATGGCCTCGGGCGGAGCAGGCAGCCAGCCCCCGACCCCGGGACATACGCCCTTGAGCGAGGACCTTGTTCGCGTGCTCATCGACACCGATACTTCCATCATGCTGGACGGCAAGTCATACGCCCTCGAAAATGACGACCTGCACCTCGCGAACCCCATGTCCGCGGCTTCGAGCACTGGCCAAGCCGACGGGGTTGAATCCCCAACAGCGTCCGCATCCCAGCCGAACTCGCGCAAGCGCAGGCGGGTCGACTCGCATGGCTacgcggccgccggccaAACAGCGCTGACGGCTGAAGAGTGGGTTGTGCGTTCGGGCCAATGGAGGCTTAAGATCCAGGGGTCACGGGGCGGCAAGAGCTCCGTCGAGGTCGTGCTCGTTGCCGTAAAGCTTGACGCGTACAGCTCGGAGAACGCGAGGAACACCTCTAGGGGCTTCTTGAACGGATGA